In Serratia sp. FDAARGOS_506, a genomic segment contains:
- a CDS encoding spore coat protein U domain-containing protein: MKKTLAALTSAAALLCTSGAAFAAGTIQGTLGVTLTIGAGCVVTGGNSSGTTNNFGSISFGTYSSLANVITASATGSGGTGTLGLNCTTGTNYTVALDNGLNASGSQRRMASSVPAYISYNLYQDSAHAVPWNSTTGVLTGTGTGSAVPLIVYGLVPAAGTTPAAGAYSDTVTMTVTW, translated from the coding sequence ATGAAAAAGACTCTGGCGGCATTAACCTCGGCAGCGGCCCTGCTGTGCACCTCTGGCGCCGCCTTCGCGGCAGGCACCATTCAGGGCACGCTGGGCGTGACTCTGACCATCGGCGCCGGCTGCGTCGTTACCGGCGGCAACAGCTCGGGCACCACCAACAACTTCGGCTCCATCAGCTTCGGCACCTACTCCTCGCTGGCTAACGTCATCACCGCCAGCGCCACCGGCAGCGGCGGCACTGGCACGCTGGGTCTGAACTGCACCACCGGCACCAACTACACCGTGGCGCTGGACAACGGCCTCAATGCCTCCGGCAGCCAGCGGCGCATGGCCAGCAGCGTACCCGCCTACATCAGCTATAACCTCTACCAGGACAGCGCCCACGCAGTGCCGTGGAACAGCACCACCGGCGTGCTGACCGGCACCGGCACCGGCTCGGCGGTACCGCTGATCGTCTACGGTCTGGTACCCGCGGCGGGCACCACCCCGGCCGCCGGCGCGTACAGCGATACCGTCACCATGACCGTCACCTGGTAG
- a CDS encoding spore coat protein U domain-containing protein, producing MKKTLLVFISLAPLLCISGTASAAGTIQGTVGVTITIGAGCVVTGGNSAGTTNDFGSISFGTYSSLANVITASATGSGGSGTLGLNCTTGTNYTVALDNGLNATGSQRRMASGVPAYINYNLYQDSAHAVPWNSTTGVLTGTGTGSAVPLIVYGLVPAAGTTPAAGVYSDTVTMTVTW from the coding sequence ATGAAAAAAACTCTGCTGGTTTTTATCTCGTTAGCACCTCTGCTGTGCATCAGTGGCACAGCCAGCGCAGCGGGCACTATTCAGGGCACGGTAGGTGTGACGATCACCATCGGCGCCGGCTGCGTGGTCACCGGCGGCAACAGTGCCGGCACTACCAATGACTTTGGTTCCATCAGCTTCGGCACCTACTCGTCGCTGGCTAACGTCATCACCGCCAGCGCCACCGGCAGCGGCGGCAGCGGCACCTTGGGGCTGAATTGCACCACTGGCACCAACTACACCGTGGCGCTGGACAATGGCCTCAACGCTACCGGTAGCCAGCGGCGGATGGCCAGCGGTGTGCCCGCTTACATCAACTATAATCTCTACCAAGACAGTGCCCACGCCGTGCCATGGAACAGCACCACCGGCGTGCTGACCGGCACCGGCACCGGCTCGGCGGTGCCATTGATCGTCTACGGTCTGGTGCCCGCCGCGGGCACTACCCCGGCGGCAGGCGTGTACAGCGATACCGTCACCATGACCGTGACCTGGTGA
- the rsmF gene encoding 16S rRNA (cytosine(1407)-C(5))-methyltransferase RsmF: MAKSTAVFLPPAFLDATRAIMPAELAMEDFIAACQRPLRRSLRVNTLKISVADFLALVQDYDWRLEPIPWCAEGFWIERDDEELRLGSAAEHLSGLFYIQEASSMLPVSALFAGGTTPNRVLDVAAAPGSKTTQIAALMSNQGGIVANEYSASRVKVLHANISRCGVKDVALTHFDGRVFGAALPESFDAILLDAPCSGEGVVRKDPDAMSNWSPQSVAEIAATQRELIDSAFHALAPGGVMVYSTCTLNAQENQQVVRWLLNTYGDAVSVEPLGELFPGADKALTAEGFLHVFPQIYDSEGFFVARLRKQRAVAPLAKPTYKVGKFPFSPLSGKEAALVAQAAAASGLTWGDDSRLWERDKEIWLFPAELEPLFGKVRFSRIGLKLAERFPKGFRWQHEAAIALAGTGGKPHFELDAALAQEWYHGRDLYPEQPPAGDECIVTYQGQPLGIAKRIGSRIKNNLPRELVRDGALDFHQ, translated from the coding sequence GTGGCCAAATCCACCGCCGTTTTTCTGCCCCCCGCTTTCCTTGACGCCACCCGCGCCATCATGCCCGCCGAGCTGGCGATGGAAGATTTTATCGCCGCTTGCCAGCGTCCGCTGCGCCGCAGCTTGCGTGTCAACACGTTGAAAATCAGCGTCGCTGACTTCCTGGCGCTGGTGCAGGATTACGACTGGCGACTGGAGCCCATCCCCTGGTGCGCGGAAGGGTTCTGGATCGAGCGCGACGATGAAGAACTGCGCCTGGGCAGCGCCGCCGAACACCTGAGCGGCCTGTTCTACATTCAGGAGGCCAGTTCGATGCTACCGGTCAGCGCACTGTTCGCGGGCGGCACAACGCCGAATCGGGTGCTGGACGTGGCGGCGGCGCCAGGCTCCAAAACCACCCAGATCGCCGCGTTGATGAGCAATCAGGGCGGCATCGTCGCCAACGAATATTCCGCCAGCCGGGTAAAAGTGCTGCACGCCAATATCAGCCGCTGCGGCGTGAAGGACGTCGCGCTGACCCACTTCGACGGCCGGGTGTTCGGCGCCGCACTGCCGGAGAGCTTCGACGCCATTCTGCTCGATGCCCCCTGCTCCGGCGAAGGCGTGGTACGCAAGGATCCGGACGCCATGAGCAACTGGTCGCCACAGAGCGTGGCCGAGATCGCCGCCACCCAACGCGAACTGATCGACAGCGCGTTTCATGCGCTGGCACCGGGCGGCGTGATGGTTTACTCCACCTGCACACTCAATGCGCAGGAAAACCAGCAGGTGGTGCGTTGGCTGCTGAACACCTACGGTGACGCGGTCAGCGTCGAGCCGCTGGGTGAGCTGTTCCCCGGCGCCGACAAAGCGCTGACCGCCGAAGGCTTCCTGCACGTCTTCCCGCAGATTTACGACAGCGAAGGCTTTTTCGTCGCCCGCCTGCGCAAACAGCGCGCCGTGGCGCCGTTGGCGAAGCCGACCTACAAGGTGGGTAAATTCCCGTTCAGCCCGCTGTCCGGCAAAGAGGCGGCGCTGGTCGCCCAAGCCGCCGCCGCATCCGGCCTAACCTGGGGCGATGACAGCCGGCTGTGGGAGCGCGACAAGGAGATCTGGCTGTTCCCGGCCGAGCTGGAACCGCTGTTCGGCAAGGTGCGCTTCTCACGTATCGGCCTCAAACTGGCGGAACGTTTCCCGAAAGGTTTCCGCTGGCAGCACGAGGCGGCGATCGCGCTGGCCGGCACCGGCGGCAAACCACATTTCGAGCTGGACGCCGCGCTGGCGCAGGAGTGGTATCACGGCCGCGATCTCTATCCAGAACAGCCGCCGGCAGGCGATGAGTGCATCGTCACCTACCAAGGGCAACCGCTGGGCATCGCCAAGCGCATCGGCAGCCGCATCAAGAACAACCTGCCCCGCGAGCTGGTGCGCGACGGCGCGTTGGATTTTCACCAGTAA
- a CDS encoding PqiB family protein — protein MQQETPTTPTEARVKNKRRISPFWLLPFIALLIAGWLVYNNFQERGTTVTIDFQSAAGIVAGRTPVRYQGVDVGTVQKISLSKDLRSIVVEASIKSDLEDSLREGTQFWLVTPKASLAGVSGLDALVGGNYIGMMPGSGKAQTHFAALDTQPKYRLNTGELMIHLHADDLGSLNSGSLVYYRKIPVGKVYDYTISEGNKGVTIDVLIDRRFAHLVKNSSRFWNVSGFKGDFSLSGATVQMESLAALVNGAIAFDSPADGQQAKGDQNYTLYPDLAHSQRGVNILLDLPSGNNLSENRTPLMYQGLQVGTLTKLTLQQDSKVVGELTIDPSVVDLMRSGTRIVMRSPRISLNDAKLSQLLTGTTLELVPGEGEPQQRFNVLDSSETLLQQPGVLTVTLNAPQSYGIDVGQPLVVHGVKVGQILSRTLTAGGVVFTAAIDAQYRGLLHKDSKFVVNSRLDVKLGIDGMEVLGASAQEWVDGGVRIIPGSKGEPGGQYPLYANSEKAEEGIVGNAPATTLTLSATSLPDVQAGSVVLYRKFQVGEIVNVRPKANEFEVDVYISPEYRKLLTRESIFWAEGGAKVQLNGSGLTVQASPLNRALKGAISFDNLQGVTLNKGANRVLYASETAARAVGSQITLRTYDASKLSAGMPLRYLGIDVGQVESLQLAPERNEVLAKAVLYPEYVQTFARLGSRFSIVSPEISAAGVSNLDTLLQPYINVEPGRGRELRTFELQQASITDSRYLDGLSVVLDAAETGSLQIGTPVLFRGVEVGTITGFYLGAMSDRVHVALRISKKYQHLVRNNSVFWLASGYNLQFGLTGGVIKSGTFQQFIRGGIAFATPPTIPLAPKATPNKHFLLNPEEPKDWKTWGTAIPRD, from the coding sequence ATGCAACAGGAAACGCCGACTACACCGACTGAAGCGCGGGTCAAGAACAAGCGCCGCATTTCACCGTTCTGGTTACTGCCGTTCATCGCCCTGCTGATCGCCGGGTGGCTGGTCTACAACAATTTCCAGGAACGCGGCACCACGGTCACCATCGATTTCCAATCGGCGGCGGGCATCGTCGCCGGCCGCACGCCGGTGCGCTACCAGGGAGTTGACGTCGGCACGGTGCAAAAGATCAGCCTGAGCAAGGATCTGCGCAGCATCGTGGTGGAAGCCAGCATCAAAAGCGATCTGGAGGACTCGCTGCGCGAAGGCACCCAATTCTGGCTGGTGACCCCCAAGGCCTCGCTGGCCGGGGTCTCCGGGCTCGATGCGCTGGTCGGCGGCAACTATATCGGCATGATGCCCGGCAGCGGCAAGGCGCAAACCCACTTCGCCGCGCTCGATACCCAGCCGAAATACCGCCTGAACACCGGCGAGCTGATGATCCACCTGCACGCCGACGATCTGGGCTCGCTCAACAGCGGCTCGCTGGTCTACTACCGTAAAATCCCGGTCGGCAAGGTATACGACTACACCATCAGCGAAGGCAACAAGGGCGTGACCATCGACGTGCTGATCGACCGCCGCTTCGCCCATCTGGTGAAAAACAGCAGCCGCTTCTGGAACGTCTCCGGCTTCAAGGGCGATTTCAGCCTGTCCGGCGCCACGGTACAGATGGAGAGCCTGGCGGCGCTGGTCAACGGCGCCATCGCCTTCGATTCGCCGGCCGACGGCCAGCAGGCCAAAGGGGATCAGAACTATACCCTGTATCCGGATCTGGCCCACAGCCAGCGCGGCGTCAATATCCTGCTGGATCTGCCTAGCGGCAACAACCTGAGTGAAAACCGCACGCCGCTGATGTACCAGGGGCTGCAGGTAGGCACCCTGACCAAGCTGACGTTGCAGCAGGACAGTAAAGTGGTCGGTGAACTGACCATCGATCCTTCGGTGGTCGATCTGATGCGCAGCGGCACCCGCATCGTGATGCGCAGCCCGCGCATCAGCCTCAACGACGCCAAGCTCAGCCAACTGCTGACCGGCACCACGCTGGAACTGGTGCCGGGTGAAGGCGAACCGCAGCAGCGCTTCAACGTGCTGGACAGCAGCGAAACGCTGTTGCAACAGCCTGGCGTGCTGACCGTCACGCTGAATGCGCCGCAAAGCTACGGTATCGACGTCGGGCAGCCACTGGTGGTGCACGGCGTGAAAGTCGGCCAGATCCTGAGCCGCACCCTGACCGCCGGCGGCGTGGTATTCACCGCCGCCATCGACGCCCAATACCGCGGCCTGCTGCACAAAGACAGCAAATTCGTGGTCAACAGCCGCCTCGACGTCAAGCTGGGCATCGACGGCATGGAAGTGCTCGGCGCCAGCGCTCAGGAGTGGGTAGACGGCGGCGTGCGCATTATTCCCGGCAGCAAGGGGGAACCGGGCGGCCAATACCCGCTGTACGCCAACAGCGAAAAAGCCGAGGAAGGCATCGTCGGCAACGCCCCTGCCACCACCCTGACCCTCAGCGCCACCAGCCTGCCGGATGTGCAGGCCGGCTCGGTGGTGCTGTATCGCAAATTCCAGGTGGGCGAAATCGTCAACGTTCGGCCGAAAGCCAACGAGTTTGAGGTAGACGTCTACATCAGCCCGGAATACCGCAAGCTGCTGACCCGCGAAAGCATCTTCTGGGCCGAAGGCGGCGCCAAGGTGCAGCTCAACGGCAGCGGGCTGACGGTGCAGGCTTCGCCGCTTAACCGCGCGCTGAAAGGCGCCATCAGCTTCGACAACCTGCAGGGCGTGACGCTCAACAAGGGCGCCAACCGCGTGCTGTACGCCAGCGAAACCGCCGCACGCGCGGTGGGCAGCCAAATCACGTTGAGAACCTACGATGCCAGCAAGCTGTCTGCGGGCATGCCGCTGCGCTACCTCGGTATCGACGTCGGCCAGGTGGAGTCACTGCAGCTGGCGCCGGAGCGCAACGAAGTGTTGGCCAAAGCGGTGCTGTATCCGGAATACGTGCAGACCTTCGCACGCTTGGGCAGCCGCTTCTCGATCGTTTCGCCGGAGATCTCCGCCGCCGGCGTCAGCAACCTCGATACCCTGCTCCAGCCTTATATCAACGTGGAGCCGGGGCGCGGCCGCGAGCTGCGCACCTTCGAGCTGCAACAAGCCAGCATCACCGACTCACGCTATCTCGACGGCCTGAGCGTGGTGCTCGATGCCGCCGAAACCGGCTCGCTGCAAATCGGTACGCCGGTGCTGTTCCGCGGCGTGGAGGTCGGCACCATCACCGGCTTCTACCTTGGCGCCATGTCCGACCGCGTGCACGTCGCGCTGCGCATCAGCAAGAAGTACCAGCATCTGGTGCGCAACAACAGCGTGTTCTGGCTGGCTTCAGGGTACAACCTGCAGTTCGGCCTGACCGGTGGCGTGATCAAGAGCGGCACCTTCCAGCAGTTCATCCGCGGCGGTATCGCCTTCGCCACGCCGCCGACCATACCGCTGGCGCCGAAAGCCACGCCGAACAAACACTTCCTGCTGAATCCGGAAGAGCCGAAGGACTGGAAAACCTGGGGCACCGCCATTCCTCGCGATTAA
- the yebS gene encoding membrane integrity lipid transport subunit YebS, with protein MKIHAITAPLSKARHQRCCECDLLFVLPPLSGNQAAYCPRCNAKVVHGRDWSMTRLTAMAITMLLLMPFAFTEPLISIRLLGTRIDASLLEGIWQMSRQGDPLTASMVAFCTIGAPLTLVLSLLYLRFGHALGMNLRPVLLMLERLKEWVMLDIYLIGMAVAAIKVQDYADIQAGSALIAYLSLTLLSILTLIHTNLEQLWERYYPQEQPEGPPAALHICLSCHYTGYPDARGRCPRCHVPMCHRQPYSLQKTWAALIAAMILLIPANLLPISIIYANGARLEDTIFSGVVSLATSGNVPIAAIVFIASVLVPFTKVIVLITLLLSIHFKTSHSLKTRIRLLRLVTWIGRWSMLDLFVIALMMSLVNRDQLLSFTMGPAAFYFGSAVILTILAVEWLDSRLIWDAHATGNADYTD; from the coding sequence ATGAAAATACACGCGATCACCGCCCCCCTATCCAAAGCGCGCCACCAACGCTGCTGCGAGTGCGACCTGCTGTTCGTGCTGCCGCCGCTCAGCGGCAATCAGGCCGCCTATTGCCCGCGCTGCAACGCCAAGGTGGTGCACGGCCGCGACTGGTCGATGACGCGGCTGACCGCCATGGCGATTACCATGCTGCTACTGATGCCGTTCGCCTTCACCGAACCCCTGATCAGCATTCGTTTGCTCGGCACGCGCATCGATGCCAGTTTGCTGGAAGGCATCTGGCAGATGAGCCGCCAGGGCGATCCGCTCACCGCCAGCATGGTGGCATTTTGCACCATCGGCGCCCCGCTGACGCTGGTGCTATCGCTGCTCTACCTGCGCTTCGGCCATGCGCTCGGCATGAACCTGCGCCCGGTGCTGCTGATGCTGGAGCGACTGAAAGAGTGGGTGATGCTGGACATCTATCTGATCGGCATGGCGGTGGCGGCGATCAAAGTGCAGGATTACGCCGACATTCAGGCGGGCAGCGCGCTGATCGCCTATCTGTCGCTCACTCTGCTCAGCATCCTGACGCTGATCCACACCAACCTGGAGCAGCTGTGGGAGCGTTACTATCCGCAGGAGCAGCCGGAAGGCCCACCGGCAGCGCTGCATATTTGCCTGTCCTGTCACTATACCGGCTACCCTGACGCGCGCGGCCGCTGCCCGCGCTGCCACGTGCCGATGTGCCACCGCCAGCCTTACAGCCTGCAAAAAACCTGGGCGGCGCTGATCGCGGCGATGATCCTGCTGATACCGGCCAACCTGCTGCCGATTTCCATCATTTACGCCAACGGCGCGCGGCTGGAAGACACTATTTTCTCCGGCGTGGTCTCATTGGCCACCTCCGGCAACGTGCCGATCGCCGCCATCGTGTTTATCGCCAGTGTGCTGGTGCCCTTTACCAAGGTGATCGTGCTGATCACGCTATTGTTGAGTATCCACTTCAAAACCTCGCACAGCCTGAAGACGCGTATTCGTCTGCTGCGCCTGGTCACCTGGATCGGCCGCTGGTCGATGCTGGATCTGTTCGTTATCGCCTTGATGATGTCGCTGGTAAACCGCGACCAGCTGTTATCTTTTACTATGGGACCGGCCGCGTTTTACTTTGGCTCGGCGGTCATTTTGACTATTCTTGCCGTTGAATGGCTCGATAGCCGATTGATTTGGGATGCACATGCAACAGGAAACGCCGACTACACCGACTGA
- a CDS encoding GAF domain-containing protein — protein sequence MTKEQFYAELKRDLSALLGGETNFIAALSNASALINERLDDVNWAGFYLMDGDQLVLGPFQGKIACVRIPVGKGVCGTAVAENRVQRVGDVHAFPGHIACDAASNAEIVLPLSVGGRVIGVLDIDSTVYQRFDEQDEAGLKAVVAGLCEQLEQCDSAKYVTVAAS from the coding sequence ATGACAAAAGAACAATTCTACGCGGAATTAAAACGTGACCTGAGCGCGTTGCTCGGCGGGGAGACCAACTTTATCGCGGCGCTGTCCAACGCCAGCGCGTTGATCAACGAGCGTCTGGATGACGTGAACTGGGCCGGTTTCTATCTGATGGATGGCGACCAGCTGGTGCTGGGGCCGTTCCAGGGTAAGATCGCCTGCGTGCGCATCCCGGTGGGTAAGGGCGTGTGCGGTACGGCGGTGGCGGAAAATCGCGTGCAGCGCGTCGGCGACGTGCATGCGTTCCCGGGCCATATCGCCTGCGATGCGGCCAGCAATGCGGAAATTGTGCTGCCGCTGTCGGTTGGCGGCCGGGTGATCGGCGTTTTGGACATCGACAGCACGGTTTATCAACGCTTCGACGAACAGGATGAAGCGGGCCTGAAAGCAGTGGTGGCGGGGCTTTGTGAACAACTGGAACAGTGCGACAGTGCGAAATATGTGACTGTAGCGGCAAGTTGA
- the proQ gene encoding RNA chaperone ProQ has product MENQPKLNSSKEVIAFLAERFPLCFSAEGEARPLKIGIFQDLVERVQGEENLSKTQLRSALRLYTSSWRYLYGVKVGAQRVDLDGNPCGELEQQHVDHARQQLEEAKARVQAQRAEQNAKKREAAGESADAAPRRPRPAGKKPAARREGGAAPENRKPRPQTRPQPARQPRAAKEENQPRYAPVTDISKLQIGQEIKVRAGKSAMDATVLEIAKDGVRVQLSSGLAMIVRAEHLQF; this is encoded by the coding sequence ATGGAAAATCAACCTAAGTTGAACTCTAGTAAAGAAGTCATTGCTTTTCTTGCCGAGCGTTTTCCGCTCTGCTTTAGCGCCGAAGGCGAAGCTCGTCCGCTGAAAATCGGTATTTTTCAGGATTTGGTAGAGCGCGTGCAGGGGGAAGAGAATCTCAGCAAAACGCAATTGCGTTCTGCCCTGCGCCTGTACACCTCAAGCTGGCGTTACCTGTACGGCGTCAAAGTTGGCGCGCAGCGCGTCGATCTGGACGGCAATCCGTGCGGTGAACTGGAACAGCAGCATGTCGATCATGCTCGCCAGCAGCTTGAAGAAGCCAAAGCGCGCGTTCAGGCACAGCGTGCCGAACAAAACGCCAAAAAACGTGAAGCCGCCGGTGAGTCCGCCGATGCCGCGCCACGCCGTCCGCGCCCAGCCGGTAAAAAGCCTGCTGCACGTCGCGAAGGCGGAGCCGCGCCGGAAAACCGCAAGCCGCGCCCACAAACTCGCCCACAGCCAGCTCGTCAACCTCGTGCAGCAAAAGAGGAAAACCAGCCGCGTTATGCGCCAGTCACGGATATCTCTAAACTGCAAATTGGCCAGGAAATCAAAGTCAGAGCAGGCAAGAGCGCGATGGATGCTACCGTACTCGAAATCGCTAAAGATGGCGTACGTGTGCAGCTCTCTTCCGGTCTGGCGATGATTGTGCGCGCAGAACACTTGCAGTTCTGA
- the prc gene encoding carboxy terminal-processing peptidase yields the protein MNKFVRLTAIAGLLWAGVSYGAETANIRISQLPQLQQEPQHATVSERVTSRFTRSHYRQFALDAEFSGKIFDRYLNMLDYNHNVLLASDVAQFAGKRNQVGEELKTGKLDTFYALFNLAQKRRFERYTYALSLLEKPMNFTGNGTIDLDRSKAPWPKDKAELDSLWDAKVTYDELNLKLTGKTDKEIRDTLTKRYQFAIKRLTQSNSEDVFQLAMNAFAHEIDPHTNYLSPRNTEQFNTEMSLSLEGIGAVLQMDDDYTLINSMVPGGPAAKSKAITVGDRIVGVGQAGKPMVDVIGWRLDDVVSLIKGPKGSKVRLEILPAGKGTKTRVVTLTRERIRLEDRAVKMTIKTVGKEKVAVFDIPGFYVGLTDDVKVQLQKMAKQNVKSVIIDLRTNGGGALTEAVSLSGLFIPSGPVVQVRDNNGKVREDADTDGVTYYKGPLVVLVDRFSASASEIFAAAMQDYGRALIVGEPTFGKGTVQQYRSLNRIYDQMLRPEWPALGSVQYTIQKFYRVNGGSTQRKGVTPDILMPTGVDPAETGEAFEDNAMPWDSINAATYSKTGDMAPFEPELLKDHQQRIAQNPEFQYIAQDIAHYKALKDKRNIVSLNLAVREKENHDDDATRLKRINERLERAGKKPLKSLDDLPKDYQEPDPYLDETVHIALDLAHLEKDQPAQQPTPAK from the coding sequence ATGAACAAATTCGTCAGATTAACAGCGATTGCAGGGCTGCTGTGGGCGGGTGTCAGTTACGGTGCGGAAACAGCCAACATCCGCATTAGTCAACTGCCCCAACTGCAACAGGAACCCCAGCACGCTACGGTGAGTGAGCGCGTAACCTCGCGCTTCACTCGCTCTCATTACCGCCAGTTTGCCCTCGATGCGGAGTTTTCAGGCAAGATCTTCGATCGCTACCTGAACATGCTGGACTACAACCATAACGTGTTGCTGGCCTCCGACGTGGCGCAGTTCGCAGGCAAACGCAATCAGGTTGGCGAAGAGCTGAAAACCGGCAAGCTGGACACCTTCTACGCGCTGTTCAATCTGGCGCAGAAACGCCGTTTCGAGCGATACACCTATGCGTTGTCGCTGCTGGAAAAGCCGATGAACTTCACCGGCAACGGCACTATCGATCTCGACCGCAGCAAAGCGCCGTGGCCGAAAGACAAGGCTGAGCTGGATAGCCTGTGGGATGCGAAAGTCACCTATGACGAGCTGAACCTCAAGCTGACCGGCAAGACCGACAAAGAAATCCGCGACACGCTGACCAAGCGCTATCAGTTCGCCATCAAGCGCCTGACGCAAAGCAACAGCGAAGACGTCTTCCAACTGGCGATGAATGCCTTCGCGCATGAAATTGACCCGCACACCAATTATCTGTCTCCGCGCAACACCGAGCAGTTCAACACCGAGATGAGCCTGTCGCTGGAAGGCATCGGCGCGGTGTTGCAGATGGATGACGACTACACCCTGATCAACTCGATGGTGCCGGGCGGCCCGGCGGCGAAGAGCAAGGCGATCACCGTGGGCGATCGCATCGTCGGCGTCGGCCAGGCCGGCAAACCGATGGTGGACGTGATCGGCTGGCGTCTGGATGACGTGGTGTCGCTGATCAAAGGGCCGAAAGGCAGCAAGGTGCGCCTGGAGATCCTGCCGGCGGGCAAAGGCACCAAAACCCGCGTGGTCACCTTGACCCGCGAGCGCATTCGCCTGGAAGACCGCGCGGTGAAAATGACCATCAAGACCGTTGGCAAAGAGAAGGTGGCGGTATTCGACATCCCTGGCTTCTACGTCGGTCTGACCGATGACGTGAAAGTGCAGCTGCAGAAGATGGCCAAGCAGAACGTCAAGAGCGTGATCATCGATCTGCGCACCAACGGTGGCGGTGCGCTAACCGAAGCGGTGTCGCTGTCCGGCCTGTTCATTCCGAGCGGCCCGGTGGTGCAGGTGCGCGACAACAACGGCAAAGTGCGTGAAGACGCCGACACCGACGGCGTGACCTACTACAAAGGCCCGCTGGTGGTGCTGGTCGATCGCTTCAGTGCCTCCGCCTCCGAGATCTTCGCGGCGGCGATGCAGGATTACGGCCGCGCGCTGATCGTCGGCGAGCCGACCTTCGGTAAAGGCACCGTGCAGCAGTACCGTTCGCTGAATCGCATCTACGATCAGATGCTGCGCCCTGAGTGGCCGGCGCTGGGATCGGTGCAGTACACCATTCAGAAGTTTTACCGCGTCAACGGCGGCAGCACCCAGCGTAAAGGGGTGACCCCGGACATTCTGATGCCAACCGGTGTCGATCCGGCGGAAACCGGCGAAGCGTTTGAAGATAACGCCATGCCGTGGGACAGCATCAATGCGGCGACCTACAGCAAGACCGGCGATATGGCGCCGTTCGAGCCGGAGCTGCTGAAAGATCATCAGCAGCGCATCGCGCAGAATCCGGAGTTCCAGTACATCGCTCAGGATATCGCGCATTACAAGGCGCTGAAGGATAAACGCAACATCGTGTCCCTCAATCTGGCGGTGCGCGAGAAAGAGAACCACGATGACGATGCGACCCGTCTGAAACGCATCAACGAGCGCCTGGAACGTGCGGGCAAGAAGCCGCTGAAATCGCTCGACGATCTGCCGAAGGATTACCAGGAACCGGATCCGTACCTGGATGAAACCGTGCATATCGCGCTGGACCTGGCTCATCTGGAAAAGGATCAGCCCGCTCAGCAGCCAACGCCGGCCAAATAA
- the htpX gene encoding protease HtpX: MMRIALFLLTNLAVMLVFGLVLSLTGIQSSSVQGLMIMAGLFGFGGAFVSLLMSKWMALRSVGGEVIEQPRNETENWLLETVRRQSQQAGIAMPQVAIYHAPDINAFATGARRDASLVAVSTGLLQSMSRDEAEAVIAHEISHVANGDMVTMTLIQGIVNTFVIFISRLIAQVAAGFLGNRDGEGEGNGNPMIYFAVSMVLELVFGILASIITMWFSRHREFYADAGSAKLVGREKMIAALQRLKTSYEPQEAGSMMAFCINGKSKSFSELFMSHPPLDKRIEALRSGQYLK, translated from the coding sequence ATGATGCGTATAGCTCTGTTCCTGCTCACCAACCTGGCGGTGATGTTGGTTTTCGGGCTGGTGCTCAGCCTGACAGGAATCCAATCCAGTAGCGTTCAGGGCCTGATGATCATGGCCGGTCTGTTCGGCTTCGGCGGCGCTTTCGTGTCGTTGCTGATGTCCAAGTGGATGGCGCTGCGCTCCGTCGGCGGGGAAGTGATTGAACAACCGCGTAACGAAACCGAAAACTGGCTGCTGGAAACGGTACGCCGTCAGTCGCAGCAGGCGGGTATCGCCATGCCGCAGGTCGCTATCTACCATGCGCCGGACATCAACGCCTTCGCCACCGGCGCACGCCGCGACGCCTCGCTGGTCGCCGTCAGCACCGGCCTGTTGCAGAGCATGAGCCGCGACGAAGCGGAAGCGGTCATCGCGCACGAAATCAGCCACGTCGCCAACGGCGATATGGTGACCATGACTCTGATTCAGGGCATCGTGAACACCTTCGTCATCTTCATTTCGCGCCTGATCGCACAGGTCGCCGCCGGTTTCCTGGGCAACCGCGATGGTGAAGGGGAAGGCAATGGCAACCCGATGATTTACTTTGCGGTGTCGATGGTGCTGGAATTGGTGTTCGGCATCCTGGCAAGCATCATCACTATGTGGTTCTCGCGTCACCGCGAATTCTACGCCGACGCCGGTTCCGCCAAGCTGGTGGGCCGCGAGAAGATGATCGCCGCCTTGCAGCGCCTGAAAACCAGCTACGAACCGCAGGAAGCGGGCAGCATGATGGCGTTCTGCATCAACGGCAAATCCAAGTCGTTCAGCGAGCTGTTCATGTCGCACCCGCCGCTCGACAAGCGCATCGAAGCGCTGCGTTCCGGCCAGTACCTGAAATAA